A window of Tautonia plasticadhaerens contains these coding sequences:
- a CDS encoding alkaline phosphatase family protein, with translation MKILVVGLDCAAPELLLGDERLVNIRRLMDAGCYGRLESVIPPITVPAWMCMATSQDPGSLGVYGSRDRVGRSYDGLGLVDSRSIQELAIWDQVAREGGKSVIIGVPPGYPPREVNGLSVGCFLTPDTTRGAYTHPAGVAGRIERLVGHYPVDVKDFRTRDKDRLRDEIDVMTRKHFAVVRHFLEHEEWDYFQFVEIGLDRVQHGFWKYHDPEHVLHEPDSPYREVIRDYYRYLDDELGSLLELLTEETIVLVASDHGPQRLDGGFCVNEWLVREGLLVLRSYPDRVTPFSKLDVDWGRTRAWSEGGYYARFFLNVEGREPEGTIAPSDYEPFRDELKARLEATTDPEGRPLGTLVFKPEEIYRAVRNVAPDLIAHFGALSWRSIGGVGYPTLHVRENDTGLDNCNHAQHGVFVLAAPNNPVRGEVQGAHLLNIAPTLLELAGYDRPPSMQNRSLVEAGGPDVGPDSGDSDDDERTVRDRLSGLGYIG, from the coding sequence ATGAAGATCCTGGTCGTCGGCCTCGACTGCGCCGCCCCCGAATTGCTGCTGGGGGATGAGCGTCTGGTCAACATCCGCCGCCTGATGGATGCGGGCTGCTACGGCCGGCTGGAGAGCGTGATCCCGCCGATCACCGTCCCGGCCTGGATGTGCATGGCGACGAGCCAGGACCCCGGCTCGCTCGGCGTCTACGGGTCCCGCGACCGGGTCGGCCGCTCCTACGACGGCCTCGGCCTCGTCGATTCCCGGTCGATCCAGGAGCTGGCCATCTGGGACCAGGTGGCGCGCGAGGGGGGGAAGTCGGTCATCATCGGAGTCCCCCCCGGATACCCGCCGCGCGAGGTCAACGGCCTCTCGGTCGGCTGCTTCCTGACCCCCGACACAACCCGGGGCGCCTACACCCACCCGGCCGGCGTGGCCGGGCGGATCGAGCGGCTCGTGGGCCACTATCCGGTCGATGTGAAGGACTTCCGGACCCGCGACAAGGATCGGCTCCGGGACGAGATCGACGTGATGACCCGGAAGCACTTCGCGGTCGTGCGTCACTTCCTGGAGCATGAGGAGTGGGACTACTTCCAATTCGTCGAGATCGGCCTGGATCGCGTGCAGCACGGCTTCTGGAAGTATCACGACCCCGAGCACGTCCTGCACGAGCCCGACAGCCCCTATCGCGAGGTCATCCGCGATTATTATCGGTACCTCGACGATGAGCTGGGGAGCCTCCTGGAGCTGTTGACCGAGGAGACCATCGTCCTGGTCGCCTCCGACCACGGCCCACAGCGGCTCGACGGCGGCTTTTGCGTCAACGAATGGCTCGTGCGCGAGGGCCTGCTGGTCCTCCGCAGCTACCCGGATCGGGTCACTCCATTCAGCAAGCTCGACGTCGATTGGGGCAGGACCCGGGCCTGGAGCGAGGGCGGATACTACGCCCGCTTCTTCCTCAACGTGGAGGGGCGCGAGCCCGAGGGGACGATCGCCCCGTCGGATTACGAGCCGTTCCGCGACGAGCTGAAAGCGCGGCTTGAGGCCACCACCGACCCGGAAGGCCGGCCTCTGGGGACACTCGTCTTCAAGCCGGAGGAGATCTACCGGGCGGTTCGGAACGTGGCCCCGGACCTGATCGCCCACTTCGGCGCCCTGTCGTGGCGGTCGATCGGCGGGGTAGGGTACCCGACACTCCACGTGCGGGAGAATGACACCGGGCTGGACAACTGCAACCACGCCCAGCACGGCGTCTTCGTCCTCGCTGCGCCGAACAATCCCGTGCGAGGCGAGGTCCAGGGGGCCCACTTGCTGAACATCGCCCCGACCCTGCTGGAGCTGGCCGGGTACGATCGCCCCCCATCCATGCAAAACCGGTCGCTGGTGGAGGCCGGGGGCCCGGATGTCGGCCCCGACTCCGGCGACTCTGACGACGACGAGAGGACGGTGCGCGACCGCCTCAGCGGCCTGGGCTACATCGGCTGA
- a CDS encoding IS5 family transposase, which produces MRIRRPYELTDGQYARIEDLLPTNGRRGGQWDDHRTTLDGIGRILRTGARRREPPGRDGKWKSAYGRFNRRSEDGPLGRVRRRLHARPDRLRRLDFDLRCVDGSGIRASRSAAGARRRVDGEPGDHALGRSRGGFGTKPHLIVDGDGPPRAASISPGQAPESKRREPVLQAERIPRAGRGRPRSRPKAPAGGRGHSSPRVRRYLRRRRTKAVIPTRKDQRRSPHFDEASDRRRNVVERCIDWLKESRRIGTRHEKPAVSFMGMVKPAMIRRCQRLLAS; this is translated from the coding sequence GTGCGGATCCGACGCCCCTACGAGTTGACCGACGGGCAGTACGCCCGGATCGAGGACCTGCTACCGACCAACGGCCGTCGCGGCGGCCAGTGGGATGACCACCGCACCACCCTCGATGGCATCGGTCGGATCCTCCGCACCGGGGCCCGGCGACGCGAGCCGCCCGGCCGCGACGGCAAGTGGAAGTCGGCCTACGGCCGCTTCAATCGCCGGAGCGAGGACGGGCCACTCGGCCGCGTCCGTCGCCGGCTCCACGCCCGGCCGGACCGGCTCCGGCGGCTGGACTTCGACCTGCGGTGCGTCGACGGCAGCGGCATCCGGGCCAGCCGCTCGGCGGCCGGGGCCCGGCGGCGCGTCGATGGGGAGCCGGGCGACCATGCCCTGGGCCGGTCCCGCGGCGGCTTCGGCACCAAGCCCCACCTGATCGTCGATGGCGATGGCCCGCCCCGCGCCGCGTCGATCTCGCCGGGGCAGGCCCCCGAGTCGAAGCGCCGGGAGCCGGTGCTCCAGGCCGAGCGGATCCCCCGAGCCGGACGGGGCCGGCCGAGGAGCCGCCCCAAGGCCCCGGCCGGGGGCAGGGGCCACAGCTCCCCCCGAGTCCGCCGCTACCTGCGACGCCGCCGGACCAAGGCGGTGATCCCGACCCGCAAGGACCAGCGACGGAGCCCGCACTTCGACGAGGCGAGCGATCGCCGACGCAACGTGGTGGAGCGGTGCATCGACTGGCTCAAGGAGAGCCGGCGGATCGGGACCCGTCACGAGAAGCCGGCGGTGAGCTTCATGGGGATGGTCAAGCCGGCCATGATCCGCCGCTGCCAGCGCCTCCTCGCTTCGTGA
- a CDS encoding IS701 family transposase, whose amino-acid sequence MDEHQLLALKPELDRFLDRFAPLFGRDENRAHARRFVQGLLHGGERRSIENIAQATSGGPVRSLQAFISTGAWSDGAILRQMRGAVLELLADDDAAWNAAETGFPKKGTKSVGVKRQYSGTLGRTDNCQVAVFADYCSAKGHTFLDRRLFLPEEWAGDGERREEAGVPAGVIFRTKPELALAMAADAVAEGVPFRWVGGDGVYGDSPTFVQGVRQLGKRYVLDSSADARVWTGEPRVIPPEERPRPRRGRPCTQPLVVGEAKRVDEVVAALPATAWRRLTVAEGSQGPRVYEYAELWAWFSEGGLPGPRERLLVRRSLGQEPELKYHRSHAPAEVPLSKLAQVRATRWLVETCQADCTSSDRWCSTPGGGYDQRRRAA is encoded by the coding sequence GTGGACGAACACCAACTCCTGGCCCTCAAGCCCGAACTCGACCGCTTCCTCGACCGCTTCGCCCCCCTCTTCGGCCGCGACGAGAACCGGGCCCACGCCCGCCGCTTCGTCCAGGGGCTGCTCCACGGCGGCGAGCGTCGCAGCATCGAGAACATCGCCCAGGCGACCAGCGGCGGCCCGGTGCGCTCGCTGCAAGCCTTCATCAGCACCGGCGCCTGGTCCGATGGCGCGATCCTCAGGCAGATGCGCGGCGCGGTCCTGGAGCTGCTGGCCGATGACGACGCCGCCTGGAATGCCGCCGAGACCGGGTTCCCCAAGAAGGGGACCAAGTCCGTCGGCGTCAAGCGGCAGTACTCCGGCACGCTGGGGCGGACCGACAACTGCCAGGTCGCCGTCTTCGCCGACTACTGCTCGGCCAAGGGCCACACCTTCCTCGATCGGCGGCTGTTCCTGCCCGAGGAGTGGGCCGGCGACGGCGAACGCCGCGAGGAGGCCGGGGTGCCCGCCGGCGTGATCTTCCGCACCAAGCCGGAATTGGCCCTGGCGATGGCCGCCGACGCGGTCGCCGAGGGGGTGCCGTTCCGCTGGGTCGGCGGCGACGGCGTCTACGGCGACAGCCCGACCTTCGTGCAGGGCGTCCGGCAACTCGGCAAGCGGTACGTGCTGGACAGCTCGGCCGATGCCCGGGTCTGGACCGGCGAGCCGCGGGTGATCCCGCCCGAGGAGCGGCCCAGGCCGAGGCGCGGACGCCCGTGCACCCAGCCGCTGGTCGTCGGGGAGGCGAAGCGTGTCGACGAGGTGGTCGCCGCCCTGCCGGCGACGGCCTGGCGCCGGCTGACGGTGGCCGAGGGGAGTCAGGGGCCGCGGGTCTACGAATACGCCGAGCTGTGGGCCTGGTTCAGCGAAGGGGGCCTGCCCGGCCCGCGCGAGCGGCTGCTTGTGCGTCGGTCGCTGGGGCAGGAGCCGGAGCTGAAGTATCACCGCTCCCACGCCCCGGCGGAGGTCCCGCTGTCGAAGTTGGCGCAGGTCCGGGCGACGCGGTGGCTGGTCGAGACGTGCCAAGCAGACTGCACCTCAAGCGACCGGTGGTGCAGCACCCCCGGCGGCGGTTACGATCAGCGCCGCCGCGCTGCTTGA
- a CDS encoding recombinase family protein codes for MSDATRSPKLRPWHLDRAAFVYVRQSTPQQVLDHRESTDRQYALADRAVALGWPRDRVTTIDDDLGKSGQSIEGRPGFQRLLAEVALDNVGLILGLEMSRLARSNRDWHQLLELCARFRVLLADADAVYDPADHNDRLLLGLHGMLNEAELHVIKERMCQGRLNKARRGEPMGSPPLGYVRLASGEWAIDPDEQVQATVRLIFDRFDREGTLHGLLRYLVHHGVRIPIRPRHGPNRGGLEWRRPNRPTLSNVLHHPAYAGAYRFGHREVDPRRKRPGRPDTGKLVRRPEECLVLIRDRLPAYITWERFCDNQERLEANRARRDRPGAPRQGASLLAGLLRCGRCGRRMLVRYSGATGRYSYTCARGAADHAEPICQSLSGPALDGLVAGRVLAAVEPAALEASLAAVAEVERERSELARHWRLRLERAGCEADRAARQYQACEPENRLVGRELERRWEEALRAQRRLEDEHERWRGSAPGRLSPDDERTIRSLAGDLPAVWQATTTTPAERQRIARLLIDHVSVTVDKASERVDVTLHWSGGMTESHAMSRPVKRYDLLADYPRLVERLRGWRAERLSPAAMAERLNVEGFRPPKRAERFTRGMVQRLLWHLGLARTPFGSPAGLGRDEYRPSSLARRLGVSRDTVRRWVRVGWLTAHRDAQGHHVIWADGSELRRLRELRRLPRTWANKGRLAELTRPRPRPGR; via the coding sequence ATGAGTGACGCAACCCGCTCGCCCAAGCTCCGGCCCTGGCATCTCGACCGGGCGGCCTTCGTCTACGTCCGCCAATCCACACCCCAGCAGGTGCTCGACCACCGCGAGTCCACCGACCGGCAGTACGCCCTGGCCGACCGCGCCGTCGCCCTCGGGTGGCCACGGGACCGCGTCACCACGATCGACGACGACCTGGGCAAGAGCGGCCAGTCGATCGAGGGCCGGCCCGGGTTCCAGCGGCTGCTGGCCGAGGTGGCGCTCGACAACGTCGGGCTGATCCTCGGCCTGGAGATGAGCCGGCTGGCCCGGTCCAACCGCGACTGGCACCAGCTGCTCGAGCTCTGCGCCCGCTTCCGCGTGCTCCTGGCCGACGCCGACGCCGTCTACGACCCGGCCGACCACAACGACAGGCTCCTGCTGGGCCTGCACGGCATGTTGAACGAGGCAGAACTTCATGTCATCAAGGAGCGGATGTGCCAGGGCCGGCTCAACAAGGCCCGCCGGGGCGAGCCGATGGGCTCCCCGCCGCTGGGCTACGTACGCCTCGCCTCGGGCGAGTGGGCGATCGACCCCGACGAGCAGGTCCAGGCGACCGTGCGGCTGATCTTCGACCGGTTCGACCGCGAGGGTACCCTGCACGGCCTGCTCCGCTACCTGGTCCACCACGGGGTCCGCATCCCGATCCGACCCCGCCACGGCCCCAACCGCGGCGGGTTGGAGTGGCGGCGGCCGAACCGCCCGACGCTGTCGAACGTCCTGCACCACCCGGCCTACGCCGGTGCCTACCGGTTCGGCCACCGGGAGGTCGACCCGCGGCGCAAGCGGCCCGGGCGGCCCGACACCGGCAAGCTGGTCCGCCGCCCGGAGGAGTGCCTGGTGCTGATCCGCGACCGGCTGCCGGCCTACATCACCTGGGAGCGGTTCTGTGACAACCAGGAGCGGCTGGAGGCCAACCGGGCCCGCCGGGACCGCCCCGGCGCGCCGCGGCAGGGGGCCTCGCTGCTGGCCGGACTCCTGCGGTGCGGGCGGTGCGGCCGGCGGATGCTCGTGCGGTACTCGGGGGCGACGGGCCGGTACAGCTACACCTGTGCCCGCGGGGCGGCCGACCACGCCGAGCCGATCTGCCAGAGCCTCTCCGGGCCGGCGCTCGACGGGCTGGTCGCCGGCCGGGTCCTGGCGGCGGTGGAGCCGGCGGCGCTGGAGGCGAGCTTGGCGGCGGTGGCCGAGGTCGAGCGCGAGCGGTCCGAGCTGGCCCGGCACTGGCGGCTCCGCCTCGAACGCGCCGGCTGCGAGGCCGACCGCGCGGCCCGGCAGTACCAGGCCTGCGAGCCGGAGAATCGCCTGGTCGGCCGCGAGTTGGAGCGGCGCTGGGAGGAGGCGTTGAGGGCGCAGCGGCGCCTCGAGGACGAGCACGAGCGGTGGCGGGGGTCGGCCCCCGGTCGGCTCTCACCGGACGACGAGCGGACGATCCGGTCGCTGGCCGGCGACTTGCCGGCGGTGTGGCAGGCGACGACGACGACGCCCGCCGAGCGGCAGCGGATCGCCCGACTCCTGATTGACCACGTGTCCGTCACCGTGGACAAGGCGAGCGAGCGGGTCGATGTGACGCTCCACTGGTCCGGCGGCATGACCGAGTCGCACGCCATGTCCCGGCCGGTGAAGCGGTACGACCTCCTGGCCGACTACCCCCGACTGGTCGAGCGACTGCGGGGATGGCGCGCCGAGCGGCTCAGCCCGGCGGCGATGGCCGAGCGGCTCAACGTCGAGGGGTTCCGTCCCCCGAAGCGGGCCGAGCGGTTCACGCGGGGGATGGTGCAACGGCTGCTCTGGCACCTGGGGCTGGCCCGCACGCCCTTCGGCAGCCCGGCCGGCCTCGGCCGCGACGAATACCGGCCGTCGTCGCTGGCGCGTCGGCTGGGGGTGTCGCGAGACACGGTGCGGCGATGGGTGCGGGTCGGGTGGTTGACGGCGCATCGCGACGCCCAGGGCCACCACGTGATCTGGGCCGACGGGTCCGAGCTGCGGCGGCTGCGCGAGCTCCGCCGGCTGCCGCGGACGTGGGCGAACAAGGGGCGGCTTGCCGAACTGACCAGACCGAGGCCGCGCCCGGGACGGTAG
- a CDS encoding sulfatase, whose amino-acid sequence MVFRSGSTAPEPPETTLQATEGGSPSVGVSPAMILLLATWVGLVAGWLDLGLMVVERRLIRGEFYRLGEHFVWLIPLGVAVLMLVPGTVLALIAGLRRGGVRPGMALGLLAFVGFLDICARLPLSVWASLVLSAGVAVQSARLAGARRRATLGLVRRTTPWLVGVLLAVMLAKIGGRAWSEHRATAALPPPPEDARNVLLIVWDTVRAGNLSLYGYGRPTTPNLERFAGRGVRFDLAFATSSWTLPSHASLFTGRWPYELGVGWTTPLRPGVPTLAEYLGSRGYDTAGFVANLDYCSRETGLDRGFAHYEDYPIGLYETFTRYVGLGHRTDLLGWACILERLAEGASGRPLELKPRSREHAKRGAEVDREFLDWLSWQQGRRRPFFAFLNYNDAHTPYEPPESSAPGFGLRPVTCRDRLTLRHWAGLEKAKLARNDVRMASDAYDDCISYLDRRLGVLLDELGRRGVLDDTLVIVASDHGEHLGDHLLFFHGCSLYRQVVQVPLVIVDPQGQAAGRVVAEPVSLRDVPATIVDVLGLNLEAPFPGRSLARLWGEDSGGARPSAEPLLMETDKPIVLMNQGREPAAKGPMKSLVAGGMHYIRSGDGSEELYSLRSDPQERVNLSGAPAAGGILQQFRAGLVTMIRKK is encoded by the coding sequence ATGGTCTTTCGATCAGGAAGCACGGCCCCGGAGCCGCCGGAGACGACCCTCCAGGCAACTGAAGGGGGATCGCCGTCGGTCGGCGTCTCGCCGGCGATGATCCTCCTGCTAGCGACCTGGGTCGGCCTGGTCGCCGGCTGGCTCGACCTCGGGCTGATGGTCGTCGAACGGAGGCTGATCCGCGGGGAATTCTATCGACTCGGCGAGCATTTCGTCTGGCTCATACCCCTGGGGGTTGCCGTCCTGATGCTCGTGCCCGGGACGGTGCTCGCGCTCATCGCCGGGTTGCGCCGGGGTGGTGTCCGCCCGGGGATGGCCTTGGGGCTGCTCGCCTTCGTCGGATTCCTCGACATCTGCGCGCGGCTGCCCCTGTCGGTCTGGGCGTCACTCGTGCTCTCCGCGGGTGTGGCGGTCCAGTCCGCTCGGCTGGCCGGTGCCCGCCGCCGGGCGACCCTCGGGCTGGTGCGCCGGACGACGCCGTGGCTCGTCGGCGTCCTGCTGGCGGTCATGCTGGCGAAGATCGGCGGGCGGGCCTGGTCGGAGCATCGGGCGACGGCCGCCTTGCCGCCGCCTCCCGAGGATGCCCGGAACGTGCTGCTGATCGTCTGGGACACGGTACGGGCCGGGAATCTCAGCCTCTACGGCTACGGCCGCCCCACCACCCCCAACCTGGAGCGATTCGCAGGCCGCGGGGTCCGGTTCGACCTGGCGTTCGCGACGTCGTCGTGGACGTTGCCGTCGCACGCCAGCCTCTTCACGGGGCGCTGGCCGTATGAGCTAGGGGTCGGCTGGACGACCCCCCTCCGCCCGGGCGTCCCGACCCTCGCCGAGTACCTCGGCTCCCGCGGCTATGACACCGCCGGATTCGTAGCCAACCTCGATTACTGCAGCCGCGAGACCGGCCTGGACCGCGGCTTCGCCCACTACGAGGATTATCCAATCGGGCTGTACGAGACCTTCACTCGCTACGTCGGACTGGGCCATCGGACGGACCTCCTCGGTTGGGCCTGCATCCTGGAACGACTGGCGGAGGGGGCCTCCGGGCGCCCATTGGAACTGAAACCTCGCTCGCGCGAGCACGCGAAGCGCGGCGCCGAGGTGGACCGGGAGTTCCTGGATTGGCTGTCATGGCAACAGGGGCGTCGCCGCCCGTTCTTCGCCTTCCTGAATTACAACGATGCCCACACGCCTTACGAACCGCCGGAATCATCAGCTCCGGGATTCGGACTCCGGCCGGTGACATGCCGCGACCGCCTGACGTTGAGGCACTGGGCGGGGCTCGAGAAGGCCAAGCTCGCGCGCAACGACGTCCGGATGGCCTCCGATGCCTATGACGATTGCATCTCGTATCTGGACCGGCGACTGGGCGTGCTCCTCGACGAACTCGGCCGTCGGGGTGTGCTCGACGACACCCTGGTGATCGTCGCCTCGGATCACGGCGAGCATCTCGGCGACCATCTCCTGTTCTTTCACGGTTGCAGCTTGTACCGTCAAGTCGTGCAGGTCCCCCTGGTGATCGTGGACCCGCAGGGGCAGGCGGCGGGCCGAGTCGTGGCCGAGCCGGTTAGCCTGCGCGATGTTCCGGCCACGATCGTCGACGTCCTCGGGCTGAACTTGGAGGCCCCCTTCCCCGGCCGGTCGCTCGCCCGGCTGTGGGGCGAAGATTCGGGAGGGGCCCGGCCGTCCGCCGAGCCGTTGTTGATGGAGACCGACAAGCCGATCGTCCTGATGAACCAGGGCCGCGAGCCGGCCGCCAAGGGCCCGATGAAGTCGCTGGTCGCCGGGGGGATGCATTACATCCGCTCGGGGGACGGCTCCGAGGAGCTGTACTCCCTGAGGTCCGACCCACAGGAGCGGGTCAACTTGTCCGGTGCTCCCGCGGCCGGGGGGATCCTCCAGCAATTCCGTGCCGGCCTGGTCACCATGATCCGGAAGAAGTAG
- a CDS encoding DUF1559 domain-containing protein: MRTEPRRGFTLIELLVVIAIIGILIALLLPAVQSAREAARRAQCTNNLKQLGLGMHNYHSALNSFPSGGTENWSSYGYNAGWGTWSANALLLGYMEGQPLYDAANFNWVCCWSQGWDINSTVTVAIINTFICPSDGVSPRDPQNDIWTGLTNNYYASAGPSTTFYDRTSGLFTASGDVYGVQHCRDGTSNTIAFGEALVGSENQPQVQWRSGPVLSAASALCGSSWCGVYNVSASYNNVIADLQTCEQGWVDQTNSTGNSKGFRWCENLPGHSLMNTVVPPSPSNWRFGWCALRGGSPNSNASDGQYQNANSNHPGGANFLFGDGSVRFIKSTINMRTYWALGSKAGGEVVSADQY; encoded by the coding sequence ATGAGAACGGAACCACGCCGCGGGTTCACGCTGATCGAGCTGCTGGTGGTGATCGCCATCATCGGCATCCTCATCGCCCTGCTGCTGCCGGCCGTGCAGTCGGCCCGCGAGGCCGCCCGACGCGCCCAGTGCACCAACAACCTCAAGCAGCTCGGCCTGGGCATGCACAACTATCACTCGGCCCTCAATTCGTTCCCGTCGGGCGGCACGGAGAACTGGTCCTCGTACGGCTACAACGCGGGTTGGGGGACCTGGAGCGCCAATGCCCTGCTGCTGGGATACATGGAGGGGCAGCCGCTCTACGACGCGGCCAACTTCAATTGGGTCTGCTGTTGGTCTCAGGGCTGGGACATCAACTCCACCGTCACCGTCGCCATCATCAACACCTTCATCTGCCCCTCCGATGGTGTGTCGCCGCGCGACCCCCAGAACGATATCTGGACGGGCCTGACCAACAACTACTATGCCTCGGCGGGTCCCTCGACGACCTTCTACGACAGAACCTCGGGGCTTTTCACCGCGTCGGGTGATGTCTACGGCGTCCAACATTGCAGGGACGGGACCAGCAACACGATCGCGTTCGGCGAAGCCCTTGTCGGCTCCGAGAATCAGCCGCAGGTGCAGTGGCGAAGCGGCCCGGTGCTCTCGGCTGCCTCGGCCTTGTGCGGTAGCTCCTGGTGCGGCGTCTACAATGTCAGCGCGAGCTACAACAACGTCATCGCCGACCTCCAGACCTGCGAGCAGGGATGGGTGGATCAGACGAATTCCACCGGGAACTCGAAGGGATTCCGGTGGTGCGAGAACCTGCCCGGCCACTCCCTGATGAACACGGTCGTCCCGCCGTCCCCGAGCAATTGGCGGTTCGGCTGGTGTGCCCTCCGCGGTGGTAGCCCCAATTCGAATGCCTCCGACGGACAGTACCAGAACGCGAACAGCAACCACCCCGGCGGCGCCAACTTCCTGTTCGGCGACGGCTCGGTGAGATTCATCAAGTCGACGATCAACATGAGGACGTACTGGGCGCTGGGCAGCAAGGCCGGCGGCGAGGTCGTCTCGGCCGACCAGTATTGA